In the genome of Candidatus Omnitrophota bacterium, one region contains:
- a CDS encoding exosortase system-associated protein, TIGR04073 family, whose translation MKSRLLTTTILVLVVIGLLSVSSPSYAAGALNKLGRGIVNTLTGWLEIPKGIVDESKANNVFTGLTVGTIKGLGLGLVRTGAGIYEALTFPFPIPEGYEPIVKPEFVYSGEK comes from the coding sequence ATGAAGAGCAGACTGTTAACGACCACAATCTTGGTATTGGTAGTGATAGGTCTTTTGTCCGTAAGCTCGCCTTCATATGCCGCGGGCGCCTTAAATAAGCTGGGCCGCGGAATAGTGAATACCCTCACTGGCTGGCTCGAGATCCCGAAGGGGATAGTCGATGAAAGCAAGGCCAATAACGTATTCACCGGGCTGACAGTCGGGACGATAAAAGGATTAGGCTTAGGCCTGGTCCGCACCGGCGCGGGTATCTACGAAGCGTTGACGTTCCCGTTCCCGATCCCCGAAGGTTATGAACCGATTGTAAAGCCTGAATTTGTTTATTCCGGCGAAAA